TTATAGTCGCTGATTATAAGAGtgttgaatttaataatacacaaGGTCTACTCGAGTACGAAGTCATTGCAAGACCTGCTGCTATAGACAACAACCAATACCAATATGCTTTTGACGTTGGTCAAGAGCTTCTGGCAGAAATGAGTGACCATACCGCCATAGATTATTTCTCTGTTGATAGTAATCTCAAAATGACACAAGCTGCGATTCCAGATTTTGGAGCTGGAGCTATGGAAAACTGGGGATTACTTACTTACAGGTATATAAGTTCTGATGTTATCTGATGAATACCCTGAGTACACCCATAAAGGGTGTAAGTTTTGAAAGTTCAATcaagtaatatataatcatTTCACGACATCCCAGGTTTTTATTTGAGTTTTGTTTAACGatctattcaataaatatttttttgacctGAATGAATTCATCATTTGTGACCACAATTTTTTTGCTGTTTTAGGGAAGCCTACATCATGTACCATCCCAATCACACCAACAGCAACTACAAACAGCTAATCgcttacattttatctcacGAAATAGCTCACATGTGGTTTGGAAACTTGGTCACCTGTGACTGGTGGGACGTTCTTTGGCTTAACGAAGGTTTTGCTAGATATTATCAGTACTTCTTGACTCACTGGGTAAGAGTTTTACATGTATTTCCAGTAATTACACGATTTAAAGTTATCATTCTCACATCCTTGCGCGTTTACAGTTGCGTTTGGGGCGGTAAGCGgtcagcataaaaaaaaacatcttacAATCGACCGCctgtcttatatatatataccttcaCCACAAATTGGAAATATGTCATATCAATAGTAAAATGATgccaataataacaatatcgaTAACTTTCCAGGTTGAAGATCACATGGGTTTTGAGACAAGATTCATCACAGAACAGGTCCACACTGCTTTACTCTCAGATTCGGCCATCACCGCCCATCCTCTGAGCACCTCTGGCATCGGCAGCCCTAGTCAAGTTAGCAGCATGTTCTCCACCCTTAGTTATAACAAGGGTGCTGCTATTATCAGACAGACAGAACATTTGCTTGGATTCGAAGTTCACAGACAAGGATTGAGAAATTATTTGGCCCAAAAGTATGCTACATTTTAGTATCCAATAAGATATATAGATGAACTCAAtattgcaccatttacaaAGGAGTTATAAATTGCAACATTATATaagtcattattatatattagattttatgtgTAGAGCTTTTGATacgacaacaaaaaaaaaattacaaatagtaGTAATACATGACGCATTTTGCACTCTCTACCAGAAAACCATAAGACCAAATAGAAATAGCATTGtgataaatagaaaacttacTCACGATGTTTGATGGATTGAGACATGTCATCATGAAGTGACATAATTAATGTGTAATTataactatacatatttttaggtCCTTTGATACTGCTTTGCCAGTCGATCTCTTCCAACACTTGCATGATGCCGGAGTGTCTGCTGGAGCAATCTCTGAATATGGACCTGGCTTCTCAGTCGTTGACTACTACAGGACCTGGACTGAGCAAGGAGGTCACCCCGTGCTCAATGTTCAAGTCGACCAACAGACTGGGCGATTGACCATCTCTCAGGTATTCTTAATTAAATCAAAGCTACTGGAGTTACCAAGACAATTTATCAGTATTCCTAGTACGCTAGGAGCTACTATCAAGCCTGAAATTGTGATCTATTCGGCTATATCTTGagtgtttataataattatcatgaTTTTTGTGAAGGTTTAAACGTGTCTTCACTTTTAGCGTCGATTTGACATTACCAACGGTTATGCTACCCCTGTCACCAACTGGATTGTTCCCATCAATTTCGCAACTGCAAGCAACCCGAACTTCAACAATACTAAAGCCACTCACATCATGACCGATGGTACCATGTTTATTGATACAAACATATCCAATGAATGGGTCATCCTTAACATCCAACAGACaggtatatttataagttttattaactttatatcattataattatcaaCATTCAACTCAAATTCAACAGAAACACtgcattcaaaataatttatttcaaaatgtctaCCTGgcaatcatttatataaaacatatttcattcCTAGTAGAGACCATCTTTAAAAAGAGTACACATTTCAGCATTCTACAGAGTCAACTACGACGATTACACATGGAACCTAATTGCTTTGGCTCTGCAAAGCAACGAGAGCAGAGCTGTGATCCATGAATATAACAAGGCTCAGGTACAtctcatttttaaaatatttcagccaacgacaattttatttaagtgaaTTTAAAATGCCAATTTCATAAGTAAGGATTGGattctgatattttttagaaaatttctacgattactattaattttataaagaagCATACCCATATCACTAACATTCTCTTACAGATTGTCAACGACATCTTCCAATTCGCCCGCTCTGGCCTGATGAGCTACACTAGGGCTTTGAGCCTGCTTTCCTTCCTGCAGTACGAGACCGACTACGCCCCTTGGGTGGCAGCCATCACTGGCTTCAACTGGCTGAGGAACAGATTTGCAGGAACTTCTTTACAAGAGACTTTTGAAGTAAGTAAAACGATTTCAAGATTATACTAAAACTGGAAGAACCCGGAAAatcgctcagataagagatagattataatattaaaaatgtaactgAACTATGTACATAATTGTACAGTTCACTGTTTGTGGTCTTTATGCCGTGGTAATAGTAGcaaatttgcaattaaattaGATAGCTTTGTATGTTGTTAACTAGATAAGAGataaaattgagaaaaatcATGACGAGTATTTAATTATCCATaccaaaatcaatattatttagatcTTTAAATTAAACCTACGTTTTTCAAAGTTGCATTGCTGAAGATCTTAGTACAAAACATGATTGAAAGCTGATTCAAGATAAAGTTACAGATATGCTACATCATAACTTATGCTTACGaaaccatatatatttttacaatagacCCTGATCGCCACTTGGGCTACAACTGTAATGGCCGATGTAACATACTACCCGACGGAAGGCGAAAGCTTCATGCAGTCCTACAAACGTATGCAATTGGCCCCTACCATGTGCGCGATAGGAGTGCCTGAGTGCACTGAGGCTGCTGAAATTCAGTTCAACACGCTGATGAATGGAGTTGCTGAGTAAGAGTTTCCTATTTTAATCATAGTTTATTGTTCCAAAAAAGCAATTaggattatataaaatactaatatatatactgGTGGATAAGATTAATTTGGCAATACttgaaaaataagaaaaattagGCTTACAGTACTTTCTTTACTTTTGCCTACAGTATCCATCAATGTCATTAAGATGGCGGGTTGCCATGTACAGTCGACTTTACTATGATGCCTCAGAATAATTATCGATAGAttgaataaatacaatttgcgTAATTTAGGGTTCCAGTCGATAGCCGTAGCTGGGTTTACTGCAATGCCCTACGTAGAGGTGACGATTCGCACTTCAACTTCCTCTGGCAGAGATTCCAGAGTCACCACGTCTACACGGAGAAGATCCTTCTCCTCTCTGTCCTTGGTTGCACCAATGATGTAGCCAGCCTCACAGTGTAAgtactattaaattattatggacATTTTAAATCTTTCTCATACCCTCGCATCACGTTGTTCGCGTGAAATAATCAATTTCTGAAGATTACGTTCGGCTGTGATTCCACTATCAACTGCCTGATGCTCTTCTTGGAAATGCCATTGTTACCTCATCTTTCACGACTTCTTATCCCTTAGCCTCGAGAGAGTACTTAGTACTAGAGTATAATTGATGTTGGTGAGTCTAGTTTTAGGGCGGAACTCCGTTGCAGTGCATTAATAAacatagattaaataaaaagacgTATATTGTTCATTTTCATtagtatttgaaaataacactTTTTCAGTTGTTGTTGGTATGATAATTTCAATTACTACAATGAATgctttttctattattatctAATGAATATAATCTTCTACCTACTTCATTATTTGTTACTACATTTTTAGAAGCaaactatttgtatttttagctTCTTGGACGCCATTCTTGAAGAGAACTACTTGATCAGGCGTCAAGACTACAACACCGCTTTCAATTCTGCCGTCACTGGAAACGAAAATAACACGCAAATTGTATTCAAATACGTTCAGGAGAACCTCGAAAAATTGGAGGCTGCGTaagtatatcattttattactaatttaaaaaacatcacAATCTGAAATTACAACATAgctgttttaatttatcattataaagaaaaaatatttgttaccgatattaatttcattattaagaCTTTGTTCTTTTGTTTCGTTGAAGattttgttcatttaatttcttcattttcaCTATTAACCACTTTCGAGTCTAAAGTGTGTTCTGAAATTGTCGAAGTATCGcctaattataaaatcttagTGTAATTTAGGAATTACTCcgtaatgttttattgatcCACGTGATCAgtctagttatttttttaaaaatctaagaaTTTTCCTAATGCAATTTCAGCTTATTTTTACTGgcaattttgttattgtctTTTTTGATATCAGATGACACTTAGAattcgttttaaaatatatttcttttatctatggttcaAAGTTTTCTATAACACTTAGAACGAAATCTAAGTGTTCTATAACATCTGAATATTTAGAGATACGTCCATCAGTTTTACCAAACCAGAGAACAAATGTATCATATTTAACGTATTCCTTTAATGATAGATACAACGTCACATCCAGCATCGTTGGGCCTCTGAATACCATCAGCGCCAGATTGAGGACAGAGGAGGAAATTGAGGaggtatacttttttatacttacactAGCGTCCCGGCTTCCCGGCCCGGTGCCCGGTTGCccggtaaaaacataataaattatacacttaaaccttcctcaggaatcacactaccTATTGGGGAAAACCGCATataaatccgtgcagtagttatTGAGATTATCGCGAACAAATAGATTGAGAGACGCGGctgaggactttgttttagaaTATGTAAGGAAACAGAGAAACATGGTTGTAGCCCACCTAATGGTgcgtggtcaccgcagcctgtGGACGCCTGTGCAACACTAGGGGTGTCATACGCCCCTTTCCAACTTTGTGGTCTACCTTTGACCTTACCTGCCACTACCCTGTAAtctgcaaaatctactaaaccgattcttatgaaatttggtacacaggtagaatataacctgaaataacacatataatactttttatcccaaaattccgcGGGAGCAAAGCACCGGGatcataaaataagttaactttgatgtacttattttgttttaaacattttacaattagACCTTATACTATTCTTCATGAAGTGgattttaaaacaatcattcaaaatgttatttataaaaatccttTCCCTACAGTTCCAACTATGGGCAAGAGAAAACCGTAACGCTCTTGGAAATGCATACAACAGCGTATACAATGGCGCAGAAAGTGCAAGAGCGAGCATAAAGTGGACTAACGAAATCCTAGACGATGTTCTCAACTTCATTGAGAATGGTGGTGACGAAATAGAAGTAACTACTGCTACTCCAGGAACTGAAACTCCAGTTGACACCGAAACACCACCAGACATTGATGAGCCTACGACCCCAGATATTCCTGAGCCCGATTCTGCTGTGACGTCAGCACTATCAGTAGTAGCTATCGCTGTAGCTGCTATTGTGAACTTAGCCTTATAATCGTagtcaataatttaattgataacACCTTTATGAGATTTAATAGTTACAAGATAATTgtcctattttattattgaaaatatattgtatgttCCAGTTGCTTTTTGACAATTCAGACTTACGCACACAACAATGGAAATAGTATGATTGAAAGTGTGTTGATTTAGATCCTTggattgacaataataagcaAACATGTATCCATattgatgtaaataattatagtaaattattataatatttttaacattcgtcaatttcattttctacCTCAAAACAAGTTATTTCTTTGCATATCtacttttcaaaaatgttcattaaataatttttcatctatgaaaatttaactaatatacaaaaaagggAAGGATTAGCACAAGCTTAATAAAACCTTTTCAATACgaaagtttttttatgaataagtaaatgttacgaattttatttaatttaagttaaaatctATCAATAGCCCTAATATATTGTCTTTAATCTTAACTTTCCCGTATATTAGCAGAatgaagaatataaaaaataatacattttttttgtaagttacctactttttattattacattataattaagtatattttctatacttTCTATTGTTCATTTTtccacttatttattttattatcatcacgatttattcattttattctaattgcttatataaatgatatgatAAAAACGAATTGGTACGTTGTCACGTTTccaataattatacaattatctTAATCATTACGCAAACTATtcacagaaaaaatatgaatgtcGCACTACATGTGTTATccacctaatattataacaagtCTATTTGccagacaaattaaaaagcctCTACTTtcgatatttatttcgctacaacttttgaacggctgaaccgattttcatgaaacacaaacataaaacatgaagctaagaacactcgggctaaaattatctatgacacaaaagaactaaacgaaaatagaTTCATCCGTTttggagctacgatgccacagatacacagacaggcacgttaaacttataacacccctctttttgcatcgggggttaaaaacgaATATTTGTAGGTATGCATGTAGGGAAATCAAGTAAAATAGTACTGTTTATCTCAATATTTCCACAGAAGGGAAAGAGCaactaagtaaaaaaatattattggtttatcttcaactagcggcccgtcccgacttcactcgtgtaaaaatatagtagatTATACCTTCCTCGGGTATCATCCCATCTTATTCGTGTCACTCTCAACAGAGTGGTCGTGGTCAACATGGTTTTTGATTCTGGGAGACAGGTGTAGCTCGCCGTACGATGTCCCGCCATCTCTCCCTGCTTGTAGTCATCCTGGTGCACCCGTGTATAGGTTCCACCACCAGCGCCTTCATCTGGCCAGTCAATCTAATTGGCGACCTGCCGTGCAGCCTAGCGCCTTCAATCTTGCCTTGGACAACGAGAAGCTCGATCGAGTTATGGTTTCGTCTCGAGATGTGACCAAACAGCTTAATTATGCGAGTCTGTACTATATGTGATAACCGCTGCCTGATGTTAAGCTTATCTAATATGGAAGTAATTGTGCGAAATTCCATCCATGACACTCGAAGCATCCTTCGCCAATTCCACAGGTACCTCAGGTATCACTATCTACTAAAAccagcatcaaaatccgttgcgtactTCTAAAGATCTAAACAGACAGCCACTtgcaacattatttttcaatacagCAGGAGCAGTTATAAGGTTCTATCGATATTTGTATGTCTATCCGTGGCATCTTAGCGGCTAAACCgacaatgatttattttctttttatatttgaaaggGAATTTAATCGGGAGAATTCTTGGCTATGTTAATGTTTGTTAGTTAATCAGTTCTTTTGTAGCGGATAGGAGGATGCATGTAACTTCGGATTCTGGGGtttctaaaacttttaattcaCTTCataatagatttaattttaattaataataagattATGGCAACcattaattctaaataaactAAGGGAAAATGAGAAGAAAGAAATAGGTATTTACTAAAATTCCATGGCCAATTTGGAAATCCTTAAATAGACTTCGGACACAGGCTGGTCGgagcaaagaaaatatgtcCAGATGGAGAATCTCTGACGGCACAGATTTAAGAAGCTGTTTGTGTCGTCGCAAACGCCCACTTGACTATAATGCCCTTAATGTCCAAACAACTGCATGCAAGAGGACCTAATGCCTGCCACCGACAACGCGATTAGGGGGCTAATTTGTAGGCCGCAACAATTTAGTCTTTACCATCGAAatgctaagaagaagaagactaAAATCCCATTAAGAAGACAGggaatatacctaatatagctgctgtagataataaatactactactactgtaataatagtaaatgttcaaaaataaatactatagaGACACCTTAACATCTGCAGACGTTATAACTATTAAAGTTTTGTTAGAGTTCCaagaaagtaatttaaaagatttaatacaattaaattattattacaataatattttataatcacacCTAGTCGATATTTCTGGGGAGCAAAAAGCTGGTGACTATTTTGGCCAACAGttgagtttggccatacaaagaggaaatgtcgccagccttTTGGGAACGTTACCGCACGACGATTGACGATTAggatcaaatttttatttaaattaatttcatatttatactcTCGTTGTAATTTTAGGTTAATTTGgttgttctttatttatgtattgttttattagtttatatttaagcTAATTAACTACTATAATATGTCTATTTCACGAAAGGTCCTATagaatatcaaattattatcttattgactttaaactttaaatattttaatcattattagTATTGGAATTAAGATAAAGgcacataattttatcattatctatgatatatattatatcaaaaacaatatcGGTAGATTAACAAACACTATTATCAAAGAATTGTGTTTCATATGCTCATTATCCTATGAAACCAGCGTGACGATGGtacgtattatatttatatttatttattataacacttTATTGCGGTAAACACATTGAGTTGAGtttaacaatacaaatattaatccTAAATATTCACATTACTTATGAAGATGACCTATCATCAAATCAAACATGATGAACTGGccattcataaaaacaaataaatcatctAGGTAAATTTTTGCCATCTATGATCGTTAATTTTATCTGTAATTAAAcgcaaattataaaataattcttattaaataagtCTTTGTCGCAGGTTGGACGCTGGTTCTTTCTCCTCGTAGGGATAGTCCTTCTTCAGGATACCTTATCTTTTAGCCCAATTCCAGATCTAGAAGATGAATGGGCAACATATACTGAAACTCTCAGGGATCCAGCTTACCGACTCCCAACCACAACAGTACCTGTACGCTATGAAGTAACTCTAACCCCATACTTCGATGTCGCAGCAACAGAAGAAAGGCAGTTTACTTTTGATGGAGTTGTCAGAATTTGGATCGAAGCTACTCAACAAAATGTAAACGAAATTGTTCTACATTGCAATAACATTACTATTGGCACCGTTAATGTATTTACGAGTAGTGTTGATGCGCCATCAGTCGACATCTTAGTAGCTGAAGATCAGAGAGTTTGCGAAGCACCTTACAGTTTCTTAAGGTTGCGTACTTCTCAACCATTGCAACTGGGCCAAGAATATGTTGTGTACATCAATTTCATTGGAAATTTGCAAACCAACATGAGAGGTTTTTACAGGAGTTTCTACTACGACAGCACAGGAAGAAGGTAATACTTTTATTGAATATGATTGCAATAAAGTAAATCATTAGTAATGCACCGCTGAGAAGATTTCTATTTCGAATATTTCCTCCTTTGACAATTTCCGCagaattttacaaattctCATCGGAAATTTCAAGGGAATGATCTGAAAAAAAGGGGGAGGGTTCTAGGAAATTTCCATGCAGTATAAAAACGGCACATCGCTAATCAATTGgtttatggttttttttttttttttacaagtaaactcaaaaaccataagacccatttaaaaaaaaattcggcTAAAAGATAGACTAGACTTTCAAGAATAGTATGATGCTATAATATACCGTTTATtgctaaaaaaaaactcgaacTATGTCGTAGACAGTATCGTAGCTGTAGCTGCATTTTACTTTATGTTTTGATCAGAGCTTGTGGAGGGTATTCCCCTTATTTAAcatctgttatttatttaataatttcagccgaataataaagataatactaatatattacGTAATCTCCAAACATTTTCCGCGAtcgatttattgttttatcaacCTAACTCTATTAACGATCGggtaattaaaacaatgatcaataaaattaaaagattgCTTTGCGCGTAAACTTAATATTGGGCATATACGagtacctaaaataaaatcataataaattatgttattttttgcaGATGGATGGGTACCACTCAATTCCAGCCCGGACATGCGAGACAGGCATTCCCTTGCTACGACGAACCTGGCTTCAAATCCTACTTCGACATCACCATCATCAGGCCCGATGACTTCAGCCCCACAA
The genomic region above belongs to Plodia interpunctella isolate USDA-ARS_2022_Savannah chromosome 7, ilPloInte3.2, whole genome shotgun sequence and contains:
- the LOC128671612 gene encoding membrane alanyl aminopeptidase; translation: MAAMKWFLLGVLCVSAQAFPDRPTQRSSKTNIFLDEMLEGQIFENLMMEDTSDNARNDAVNVYRLPTTTKPYRYNIDWIVDTTELTFGGSVAIQLYATQAEVNEIVIQSDDLNILNVTLTRNNVVVPQTFYLQPEYDFLRVELVNGFLDYDAVNATSALYVLTINFEAELRHDMYGIYRSWFRNENYNATPNYMATTQFQATSARRAFPCYDEPSFKATFDISIARRQDVKSWSCTRLAGTAPSDLYGPEFEVDTFYRTPIMSTYLLAIIVADYKSVEFNNTQGLLEYEVIARPAAIDNNQYQYAFDVGQELLAEMSDHTAIDYFSVDSNLKMTQAAIPDFGAGAMENWGLLTYREAYIMYHPNHTNSNYKQLIAYILSHEIAHMWFGNLVTCDWWDVLWLNEGFARYYQYFLTHWVEDHMGFETRFITEQVHTALLSDSAITAHPLSTSGIGSPSQVSSMFSTLSYNKGAAIIRQTEHLLGFEVHRQGLRNYLAQKSFDTALPVDLFQHLHDAGVSAGAISEYGPGFSVVDYYRTWTEQGGHPVLNVQVDQQTGRLTISQRRFDITNGYATPVTNWIVPINFATASNPNFNNTKATHIMTDGTMFIDTNISNEWVILNIQQTAFYRVNYDDYTWNLIALALQSNESRAVIHEYNKAQIVNDIFQFARSGLMSYTRALSLLSFLQYETDYAPWVAAITGFNWLRNRFAGTSLQETFETLIATWATTVMADVTYYPTEGESFMQSYKRMQLAPTMCAIGVPECTEAAEIQFNTLMNGVAEVPVDSRSWVYCNALRRGDDSHFNFLWQRFQSHHVYTEKILLLSVLGCTNDVASLTVFLDAILEENYLIRRQDYNTAFNSAVTGNENNTQIVFKYVQENLEKLEAAYNVTSSIVGPLNTISARLRTEEEIEEFQLWARENRNALGNAYNSVYNGAESARASIKWTNEILDDVLNFIENGGDEIEVTTATPGTETPVDTETPPDIDEPTTPDIPEPDSAVTSALSVVAIAVAAIVNLAL